In a genomic window of Mageeibacillus indolicus UPII9-5:
- a CDS encoding FAD:protein FMN transferase, producing the protein MKTFKNTFKTALVITLALSLILPLFACKEKTSGSGSASGNSLYQQYFDVFDTVVTLSANGYQTEEFEAACQDLHKEMQRYHHLLDIYHTYDGVTNLKSINDAAAEGSANHIKVDPELMHFLKESKKIYNITSGATNIALGSVIDLWHRERIAALDHPDKAKLPDEASLKAAGKHINIDDLVLDTENNEVSVKDRNLRLDGGAIAKGYIADRLADYAISKHYNHFLLNIGGNIKAVGSKDAAGTPWSVAIQNPEKEAPNPYLLVLNLVDTTLVTSGIYERFYIFHGKCYHHIIDPATLFPSDRFKSVSVFTHSSTLADGLTTGLFNMDLAAGQSLVAKLDDVEAVWVDHNGKVTYSPGLKKYIKTNYVD; encoded by the coding sequence ATGAAAACATTTAAAAATACATTTAAAACTGCGCTAGTTATTACGCTTGCGCTTAGTTTAATTTTACCGCTTTTTGCTTGCAAGGAAAAAACTTCAGGATCAGGATCAGCATCAGGTAATTCCTTGTATCAGCAATATTTCGATGTCTTTGACACTGTAGTTACATTATCAGCTAATGGCTATCAAACTGAAGAATTTGAGGCCGCCTGTCAAGACCTACACAAAGAAATGCAGCGTTATCATCATCTGCTGGACATTTATCACACCTATGACGGAGTTACCAATCTAAAATCAATCAATGACGCGGCGGCTGAAGGATCGGCCAACCATATAAAAGTTGATCCAGAATTGATGCATTTTTTAAAAGAATCCAAAAAAATATATAATATAACAAGCGGTGCCACCAATATAGCCTTGGGCAGCGTAATTGATCTGTGGCATCGCGAAAGAATAGCAGCTTTGGACCATCCTGATAAAGCGAAACTGCCTGATGAAGCAAGTTTAAAAGCCGCCGGCAAACATATTAATATTGATGATTTAGTATTAGATACAGAAAATAATGAAGTCAGTGTTAAAGATCGAAATCTGCGGTTGGACGGCGGCGCTATCGCTAAAGGATACATCGCCGATCGATTGGCCGACTACGCAATCAGCAAGCACTATAACCATTTCCTGTTAAATATTGGTGGGAATATCAAGGCTGTTGGAAGCAAAGATGCTGCGGGAACTCCTTGGAGTGTGGCTATTCAAAATCCTGAAAAAGAAGCTCCCAATCCTTATTTGTTGGTGCTCAATTTAGTAGATACGACCTTAGTTACTAGCGGAATTTATGAGAGATTTTATATTTTTCACGGCAAATGCTATCACCATATAATTGACCCGGCAACCTTATTTCCTTCCGACCGTTTTAAAAGCGTTTCGGTTTTTACACACAGCTCTACCTTGGCTGACGGACTTACAACCGGTCTATTTAATATGGATTTAGCTGCCGGGCAAAGTTTAGTTGCCAAGCTAGATGACGTGGAAGCTGTCTGGGTGGATCATAACGGTAAAGTAACCTATTCTCCCGGCTTAAAAAAGTATATAAAAACAAATTATGTCGATTAA
- a CDS encoding heavy-metal-associated domain-containing protein, whose amino-acid sequence MSLFGIKPNNNKYEITLHVKGMMCSHCEAMVNKALDVIPGIISHSAAAATGEVRIIAGEVLSEEMLAGAVTGLGYQLIDYQIRKL is encoded by the coding sequence ATGAGTCTTTTCGGCATTAAACCTAATAATAACAAATATGAAATTACTTTACATGTAAAAGGCATGATGTGTAGTCATTGTGAAGCAATGGTCAATAAAGCTTTAGATGTTATTCCGGGAATTATATCCCACTCAGCTGCAGCAGCTACCGGTGAAGTTCGTATAATCGCCGGGGAAGTTTTAAGCGAAGAAATGTTGGCCGGGGCTGTTACCGGTCTTGGCTATCAACTTATTGATTATCAAATTCGGAAGCTGTAA
- a CDS encoding thioredoxin family protein: MQKVTIFILKDCPFCKKAQKMLSELKSAYPELSGIEVEIIDEAVEPALADCYDYYYVPAFYVNGVKKHEGIVDKSKVENILRSAL; encoded by the coding sequence ATGCAAAAAGTAACTATTTTTATCCTAAAAGACTGCCCATTTTGTAAAAAGGCACAAAAGATGCTTTCTGAATTGAAAAGTGCGTATCCTGAGCTGTCCGGAATCGAGGTTGAAATTATTGACGAGGCGGTTGAACCGGCACTTGCCGATTGTTACGATTATTACTACGTGCCTGCTTTTTATGTTAACGGTGTAAAAAAACATGAAGGGATTGTTGATAAGTCAAAAGTAGAAAATATTTTGCGCTCGGCACTTTAG
- a CDS encoding transcription antitermination factor NusB, with translation MLYSGIRLKQPDNGREAAAQVIYHCLALHDMASFDPVLRQTVNFLSLPERNLAVAIVYGTMTYLYTIDYVLGKHCKIGLEKLDPWLKSVLRTAVWQLRYSRNLPETAVVNECCKLVKKYRHQGMVDFANAVMRAEVSHPVCIPPGNLALQYSLLPELAGYFKKRFGIEQAKIELQALLMPPDLTVRVNRCRSNVISLINELKLYSVAAEAHPYFDHVLKLNLKGASLTELPAFKVGKFFVQGIGAMLVGMIAPIPTHPDDNHLVIDLCAAPGGKITHVLERLLLSNKSPSSGNLPTSTYTNEQSIASFVEAWDINQARLDALIDNLSRLGLPEIKTAVVDATDRKAEPIIRCSGKAALVIADVPCSGLGVLARKPELRWNMNYEKICRLLPLQAEILRTASLLTAAQGYLLYSTCTLNWDENEGQVNTFLESAEGQEFTPVDLTPYLPVSFVDRLDEVERKNLSAGKLNLLPARDGCEGFFISLLQRKKNLKKQLLKT, from the coding sequence GTGCTTTATTCAGGAATCCGTTTAAAACAACCTGATAATGGCCGTGAAGCGGCAGCTCAAGTTATTTATCATTGCCTCGCGTTGCACGATATGGCTTCGTTTGACCCGGTTTTACGCCAAACGGTAAACTTTTTAAGCTTGCCGGAACGAAATCTTGCCGTGGCTATTGTTTATGGTACGATGACCTATCTGTATACAATTGACTATGTTTTGGGCAAGCATTGCAAAATAGGCCTTGAGAAGCTCGATCCGTGGCTGAAAAGTGTATTACGAACCGCGGTTTGGCAGTTGCGCTATAGTCGCAATTTACCTGAAACTGCGGTTGTGAATGAATGTTGTAAATTAGTTAAAAAATATCGTCATCAGGGAATGGTTGATTTTGCTAATGCCGTTATGCGTGCGGAAGTCAGCCATCCCGTCTGTATTCCGCCCGGAAATTTAGCCTTACAATACTCTTTGTTGCCGGAACTGGCAGGCTACTTTAAAAAACGATTCGGAATTGAGCAGGCTAAAATTGAATTACAAGCCTTACTTATGCCCCCTGATTTAACTGTACGAGTGAACAGATGCCGGTCTAATGTAATTTCTTTGATCAACGAACTTAAACTTTATTCAGTGGCCGCTGAAGCACATCCATATTTTGACCACGTCCTGAAATTAAACTTAAAAGGCGCATCGCTCACCGAATTGCCTGCATTTAAAGTTGGAAAATTTTTTGTTCAGGGAATAGGCGCAATGCTGGTCGGAATGATTGCCCCTATACCCACACATCCGGATGATAATCATCTGGTTATTGATCTATGCGCAGCTCCTGGCGGCAAAATCACTCATGTGCTTGAGCGTTTGCTGCTGAGTAATAAGTCGCCTAGTTCTGGTAATTTGCCGACCTCGACCTACACTAATGAACAATCGATTGCATCTTTTGTAGAAGCTTGGGACATTAATCAGGCTAGATTGGATGCCCTGATTGATAATTTATCTCGCTTGGGTCTTCCAGAAATTAAAACTGCCGTGGTGGATGCCACCGACAGAAAAGCTGAGCCAATCATTCGTTGTAGCGGCAAAGCAGCTTTGGTAATTGCCGATGTCCCGTGTAGCGGCTTGGGTGTTTTGGCCCGTAAGCCGGAATTGCGATGGAATATGAATTATGAAAAAATTTGCCGCCTTTTGCCGTTGCAAGCCGAAATTTTACGGACGGCAAGTTTACTTACAGCCGCTCAAGGATATCTGCTGTACAGTACTTGTACGTTAAATTGGGATGAAAATGAAGGACAAGTTAACACTTTCTTGGAAAGTGCTGAAGGGCAAGAATTTACCCCGGTTGATCTGACCCCGTATTTACCTGTATCCTTCGTCGATCGGCTCGACGAGGTTGAGCGAAAAAACTTATCCGCAGGGAAGCTTAATTTATTGCCGGCACGTGACGGATGTGAAGGGTTTTTCATAAGTTTATTGCAAAGAAAGAAAAACTTGAAAAAACAACTTTTGAAAACTTAA
- a CDS encoding HAD hydrolase family protein: protein MIERKFTLPKLAGNLYVTDLDGTLLNTEGKLSTSAIKRLNFLLPRMNITFATAREYAAAMPPLAQLDINLPLVVANGAFIYDPETGSPIEACYHSQATLIYLDALFRQCYPLTPHVHTRIANRDIVIFYPESLSDGGKYYADHAQNPERFRLLPGPVAKAKLDNLYAGDVYCINLIDSYSVLLPIYEELKNKSELFILFQQELYRPEWWLAVYPATAHKGLALNKLKNLIPGIKRVITFGDTDNDLPLLTASDYGIAVANASDVLKTKANLVIGANYEEAVINYLWHEYLTNYPD, encoded by the coding sequence ATGATTGAAAGAAAATTCACGTTACCTAAATTGGCCGGTAATTTATATGTTACCGATCTTGACGGCACCCTCTTGAATACTGAAGGGAAATTATCGACAAGTGCAATTAAAAGGTTGAATTTTCTTCTGCCGCGTATGAACATAACTTTTGCTACCGCTAGAGAATACGCAGCCGCCATGCCGCCCTTGGCACAATTAGATATCAACTTGCCTTTAGTTGTAGCTAACGGCGCTTTTATTTATGACCCTGAGACTGGTTCGCCAATTGAAGCATGCTATCATTCCCAAGCCACATTGATATACTTAGACGCTCTTTTCAGACAGTGCTACCCGCTCACGCCACATGTCCATACTCGTATCGCCAACCGTGACATAGTTATATTTTATCCGGAATCACTTTCTGATGGAGGTAAATACTATGCAGATCATGCTCAAAATCCAGAGCGATTCCGTCTGCTCCCTGGCCCGGTCGCTAAGGCAAAACTAGATAATTTATATGCAGGAGATGTGTATTGCATAAATTTAATTGACAGTTATTCAGTACTTTTACCAATATATGAGGAACTAAAAAACAAATCAGAACTTTTTATTCTCTTTCAGCAAGAGTTATATCGCCCCGAATGGTGGTTGGCTGTCTATCCCGCAACCGCGCATAAAGGTTTAGCACTTAACAAATTAAAAAATTTGATTCCTGGGATAAAACGTGTCATCACCTTCGGTGATACAGACAACGATCTACCTTTACTTACCGCTTCAGATTACGGCATTGCGGTCGCAAACGCTTCCGACGTACTCAAAACAAAGGCCAATCTTGTTATCGGCGCAAACTATGAAGAGGCGGTAATCAATTATTTATGGCATGAATATTTGACAAACTATCCTGATTAG
- a CDS encoding DUF308 domain-containing protein, translating into MVSAPTPYLEEFFKIAVPYIFPLIGVACIVEPYIMTDYAPLLLGTLMILGGIYSHLEAIRHKTYSELANVDMATSLMMVVVGSIILFKRDNAIEFMGYVWGLLGIIKGARLFDQSIYYAYIKQKWLLKVFWGIANIFLGVFLLIDPAENFSHHVVILGFELIAYSAQHLNVPSFLMNKLKEIKAFPRK; encoded by the coding sequence ATGGTATCCGCTCCGACACCGTATTTAGAAGAATTTTTTAAAATAGCAGTACCGTATATTTTCCCATTAATTGGTGTTGCGTGCATTGTAGAACCGTATATTATGACGGATTATGCGCCGCTGTTATTGGGAACGTTGATGATACTTGGTGGGATATATTCACATCTTGAAGCAATTCGTCATAAAACTTATAGTGAACTTGCTAATGTAGATATGGCTACTTCGCTGATGATGGTAGTGGTAGGTTCGATAATTCTGTTTAAACGTGATAATGCCATCGAATTTATGGGCTATGTTTGGGGATTGCTCGGTATAATTAAAGGAGCTAGACTTTTTGATCAATCCATTTATTATGCTTATATCAAACAAAAATGGCTGCTTAAAGTTTTCTGGGGGATAGCAAATATTTTCCTGGGTGTATTCTTGCTGATTGATCCGGCCGAAAACTTTTCACATCATGTTGTCATCCTCGGCTTCGAATTGATAGCCTATTCGGCCCAACATTTGAATGTCCCAAGTTTTCTGATGAATAAACTGAAAGAAATAAAGGCTTTCCCTCGAAAATAA
- a CDS encoding ECF transporter S component — protein sequence MEKTKLKTLTTVAVLSALAYVSTVIIRIPLIPGMEFLKFDPKDMLIIIIGFLVGPLYSIISSLAVSFIEMITVSSTGIIGFIMNVLSTVAFILPATILYRKKRCLKSAIIGLVIGVLLMTAIMILWNYILTPIYTGWPRAKVAALLVPAILPFNLIKGGINMILTLLLYKPLSKTLKSFKIN from the coding sequence ATGGAAAAAACTAAACTAAAAACCCTGACTACCGTTGCTGTTCTATCAGCTTTGGCCTACGTCTCAACGGTAATTATTCGCATCCCCCTAATTCCCGGTATGGAATTTCTGAAATTTGACCCTAAAGATATGCTTATTATAATAATCGGCTTTTTAGTCGGGCCGCTTTATTCAATAATATCTTCTTTAGCCGTAAGCTTTATCGAAATGATTACGGTAAGCAGTACCGGCATTATCGGATTTATTATGAATGTGCTTTCAACCGTAGCCTTTATCCTACCGGCCACCATTCTTTACCGAAAAAAGCGCTGCCTGAAATCAGCGATTATAGGATTGGTGATCGGCGTTTTACTCATGACCGCAATAATGATACTTTGGAACTATATATTGACTCCTATTTATACGGGATGGCCCAGGGCTAAAGTTGCTGCTTTATTGGTGCCAGCCATTCTCCCCTTTAACTTGATCAAAGGCGGTATAAATATGATTTTGACATTGTTATTGTATAAACCGCTCAGCAAAACTTTAAAGTCATTTAAAATTAACTAA
- the fmt gene encoding methionyl-tRNA formyltransferase yields the protein MTDLRIIFMGTPEYATYSLQALIEADLKPVLCVSQPDKPWGRKQVILPTPVKELAVANNIPVLQPVKIKTAEFQENLADYRPDLIVTAAYGRILPQNILDLPRLGCINVHGSLLPRYRGASPVQQSIINGDEITGITILRMTMAMDAGDILRQASIPLKDEYNVATLMTELGKLGGTVLPGTIKDLVAGKISEIPQDETKATYVSLLDRSVGKIDFTRSARTIFNLVRGTDPWPGAYTGYNGKRLKIYRSHVIDTHSAEVGKYNIAKYFPGEILPAPKGELWVGTGDGILALDELQFTGGKRLDARDCAHNFAVGSSFVLEEN from the coding sequence ATGACTGATTTACGAATAATTTTTATGGGAACCCCGGAATATGCGACTTATTCACTTCAAGCATTGATAGAAGCCGACCTCAAGCCGGTTCTTTGTGTTTCACAGCCGGATAAGCCTTGGGGGCGTAAACAAGTCATCCTGCCTACCCCAGTTAAAGAACTTGCTGTAGCTAATAATATTCCTGTTTTGCAACCGGTAAAAATTAAGACTGCGGAATTTCAGGAGAATTTGGCTGATTACAGACCGGACCTTATCGTTACTGCGGCTTATGGACGGATCCTCCCCCAGAATATTCTTGATTTACCTCGTTTAGGTTGTATTAATGTGCATGGCTCACTATTACCGCGATATCGCGGGGCTTCTCCGGTACAACAATCAATTATTAATGGTGACGAAATAACTGGGATTACTATACTACGTATGACCATGGCCATGGATGCCGGCGATATTTTACGTCAAGCAAGCATACCTCTAAAGGACGAATACAATGTTGCAACATTGATGACGGAATTGGGCAAATTGGGTGGTACCGTCTTACCTGGCACTATTAAAGATTTGGTGGCGGGAAAAATCTCCGAAATACCGCAAGATGAGACAAAAGCCACGTATGTATCCCTATTGGATCGTTCAGTCGGTAAGATCGACTTCACCAGATCAGCTCGAACGATTTTCAACTTGGTTCGCGGTACCGATCCATGGCCGGGGGCTTACACCGGTTACAACGGCAAGAGACTCAAAATTTATCGTTCACACGTGATAGATACTCACTCTGCCGAGGTCGGTAAGTATAATATAGCGAAGTATTTCCCGGGGGAGATTCTACCGGCACCCAAGGGAGAACTGTGGGTCGGCACCGGTGATGGTATCTTGGCCTTAGATGAATTACAGTTCACCGGTGGGAAACGCCTTGATGCACGCGACTGTGCCCATAACTTTGCCGTTGGAAGCAGTTTCGTTCTAGAGGAAAATTGA
- a CDS encoding cell wall hydrolase, which translates to MANALLKKIFVSALIAAIAIPGIVALRYAFPPIQAVAVGKIALSDKTMDLLVRPAVSAKDAYLISDDKALLLQADNTNSSPDVVVNADDLFYRSELKFPHRARISGMADSSWQDLACRYYDDPGKGDLIAANNPTIRPNELINGVVVTIPSPDNTASISEAILTGKINTTPSDNLLSPTGKLNVTAQEFDLFVRVIAAECGANWDYKGVRMVAESIVNRARKTHKNLYDVIMQPGQYSVIASRAYLISKPSALHRQAAVDSLYGNNFLPANVEFFCTKKAYDDTDWFHNLKIFDVYDNTVFMSVDKTVAPAAKNAPSDND; encoded by the coding sequence TTGGCCAACGCATTGTTGAAAAAAATATTTGTTTCAGCTTTAATCGCCGCGATCGCAATTCCCGGCATAGTTGCTTTGAGATATGCTTTTCCTCCGATCCAAGCTGTTGCCGTCGGAAAGATAGCCTTGTCCGATAAGACAATGGATCTTCTGGTTCGTCCTGCCGTTTCTGCCAAAGATGCCTATTTGATAAGTGATGACAAAGCATTACTTTTGCAAGCGGATAATACAAACAGTTCACCTGATGTCGTAGTTAATGCTGACGATCTGTTTTACCGTAGTGAACTTAAATTCCCTCACCGCGCCAGAATTAGCGGAATGGCTGATTCATCTTGGCAAGATTTAGCCTGTCGTTACTATGATGACCCCGGCAAAGGGGATCTTATTGCCGCCAATAACCCTACCATTCGGCCCAATGAATTGATCAACGGTGTAGTAGTTACCATACCTTCACCGGATAATACCGCCTCAATTTCAGAAGCTATCTTAACTGGAAAAATTAATACAACTCCATCAGATAATCTTTTGAGTCCGACTGGCAAATTAAATGTAACTGCTCAAGAGTTCGATCTCTTTGTAAGAGTTATTGCCGCCGAATGCGGTGCCAATTGGGATTACAAAGGTGTGCGCATGGTTGCGGAGAGTATCGTCAACCGAGCGCGTAAAACTCACAAAAATCTATACGATGTTATTATGCAACCTGGGCAGTATTCAGTTATCGCCTCGAGAGCTTATCTTATCTCTAAGCCTTCAGCCTTGCATCGCCAAGCGGCAGTTGATTCACTTTACGGGAACAATTTCTTACCAGCAAATGTTGAATTCTTTTGTACCAAAAAAGCTTATGACGATACCGATTGGTTCCATAATCTGAAAATTTTTGACGTTTATGATAACACAGTTTTTATGTCGGTTGACAAGACCGTTGCCCCAGCCGCCAAAAATGCGCCGTCAGATAATGATTGA
- the def gene encoding peptide deformylase → MAVREIIVDGDDRLRKKARPVDNIADPKIQQIVDDMIDTLYATGNGVGLAAVQVGILKRIFVIDLQDGKGLKVYINPEIIDRQGSQCNQEGCLSLPGFWGEVIRPAKVTVRAFDRNGKQFEQTATGLGAICISHETDHLNGILFKDLVISEEEAARFKQK, encoded by the coding sequence ATGGCAGTAAGAGAAATAATTGTTGATGGAGATGACAGGTTACGCAAAAAGGCGCGACCGGTGGATAATATAGCTGATCCTAAGATTCAGCAGATCGTTGATGATATGATTGATACATTATATGCAACTGGTAACGGGGTAGGTTTGGCGGCGGTTCAAGTCGGCATACTAAAACGCATATTTGTTATTGATTTACAAGACGGGAAGGGGCTTAAAGTCTATATAAACCCCGAGATAATTGATAGACAGGGCAGCCAATGCAATCAAGAGGGCTGCCTTAGTTTGCCTGGATTTTGGGGCGAAGTGATAAGACCGGCTAAAGTTACGGTTAGAGCCTTCGACCGGAACGGCAAGCAGTTTGAACAGACAGCTACTGGCTTGGGTGCAATTTGTATTTCGCATGAGACTGACCACTTGAATGGAATTCTATTCAAGGATTTGGTAATTTCGGAGGAAGAAGCAGCGCGCTTTAAGCAGAAGTAG
- the priA gene encoding replication restart helicase PriA yields MLVAKVVLRNALLSFDALYSYAVPVADQMKIKPGSRVMVPFGTNNRKEEAFVIRLDNAEGTSFVLKEIVRSLDEQPLFSSEQLKLAGMMTRRYACTWGAALRLMLPAAVSMHIDYYLTLTATGLQELSELKINSAENEQNFLSLATYLSGKRNYSAPLKLLQKQFDFLEAELSTWIEAGYILRHERINSGMKDKTETVRTVYLTDRDAIIALIESDQISSLNQLRVLQLLLEYGEISEADCMAVCSVSKVVLNGMIKKKWLAVGTACYERKRSDVLSAVSDSANAVSNSKVSQAGLEGETFIEEDTPGPVLTQEQNAVLQTLQFELLKRPVSSPTSSSPLKENLLFGITGSGKTEVYLRLTAIALQQNLGVIILVPEIALTPQMTYRFQKRFGSNIAVLHSRLTPRQKFEQWRRLASGEAKIAVGARSAIFAPVVNLGLIIIDEEQESSYRADTHPRYDARTLARYRCHNTGAMLLLGSATPSMEAFHRTATGKSGLLELRNRPGMAVLPDVQIVDMRQENRHGNFTIYSDALINACTDACARGEQVMILLNRRGFASSYMCYSCGQVRQCPNCSVNLTYHQQGRRLICHYCGHIEPATKTCPQCGSSLIGGVGYGTQQAESVLQEMLPQAKILRMDQDTTATRLSHGEILTSFRRHEADILIGTQMIAKGHDFPNVTVVGIIGAEKAFFTGDFRASERAFQLFTQAAGRAGRSQKKGKVFLQTYNPDEYAVTCAVNQDYRSFYAAELPYRQALCYPPCGAVLTLQASAPIEITVEHFFRFLYRDLNERFVENRMNNENLIVHKPARSPVWRLNNRVYWQMFLISDKLECLAKIMLYVAQLKLKNEVRLSWNLDG; encoded by the coding sequence ATGCTGGTAGCAAAGGTAGTTTTACGCAATGCTTTACTCAGTTTTGATGCATTGTATTCGTATGCGGTTCCGGTGGCTGATCAAATGAAAATTAAGCCGGGTTCCAGAGTTATGGTTCCTTTCGGAACCAATAATCGGAAAGAGGAAGCTTTCGTGATCCGGCTTGACAATGCGGAAGGCACATCATTCGTCCTAAAAGAGATTGTCCGCAGTTTGGATGAACAGCCTTTGTTCAGCTCGGAGCAGTTAAAATTGGCCGGTATGATGACCCGGCGTTATGCCTGCACGTGGGGGGCTGCTCTACGTTTAATGTTGCCCGCGGCGGTCAGCATGCACATCGATTACTACCTTACGCTCACGGCTACCGGTCTCCAAGAACTTTCCGAGTTGAAGATAAATTCTGCTGAAAATGAACAAAATTTCCTAAGCTTAGCCACTTATCTATCCGGTAAACGTAACTATTCCGCCCCGCTTAAGTTATTGCAAAAACAGTTTGACTTCTTGGAAGCAGAGCTCAGTACCTGGATAGAGGCAGGTTATATTTTGCGCCATGAACGTATAAATAGTGGGATGAAGGATAAGACTGAAACGGTGAGAACCGTATATTTGACGGACCGCGACGCGATAATTGCTTTAATTGAAAGTGATCAAATCAGCAGCTTGAATCAACTAAGAGTGTTACAACTGTTGCTTGAATATGGTGAGATAAGCGAAGCTGATTGCATGGCCGTTTGCAGTGTCAGCAAGGTGGTGCTGAACGGTATGATTAAAAAAAAATGGTTAGCAGTTGGAACAGCTTGTTATGAAAGAAAACGGTCCGATGTTCTATCAGCAGTTTCTGATAGTGCGAATGCTGTATCAAATAGTAAAGTCAGTCAAGCCGGTTTGGAGGGTGAAACGTTTATCGAAGAAGATACACCGGGGCCAGTTTTGACGCAAGAGCAAAATGCCGTTCTGCAAACTTTGCAATTTGAGCTTCTCAAGCGACCAGTTTCTTCCCCAACTAGTTCATCGCCGCTTAAAGAAAACTTGCTTTTTGGGATAACCGGCAGCGGAAAGACTGAGGTTTATCTGCGTTTGACCGCAATTGCTTTGCAACAAAATTTAGGCGTGATTATACTTGTCCCGGAAATTGCGCTAACACCTCAGATGACCTACAGGTTCCAAAAACGTTTTGGGAGCAATATAGCGGTTCTCCATTCCCGTTTAACCCCACGTCAAAAGTTTGAGCAATGGCGTCGCCTAGCTTCGGGCGAAGCAAAAATAGCGGTAGGCGCAAGGTCGGCCATTTTTGCCCCGGTTGTAAATTTAGGCTTGATAATTATTGACGAAGAACAGGAAAGCAGTTACCGTGCGGATACACATCCTCGCTACGATGCAAGGACGCTTGCGAGATATCGCTGTCACAACACCGGTGCAATGCTTTTGCTGGGTTCAGCCACCCCCTCGATGGAGGCGTTTCATCGTACGGCGACCGGTAAGTCAGGCCTCTTAGAACTGCGCAATCGTCCTGGAATGGCAGTTTTGCCAGATGTGCAAATAGTGGATATGCGCCAAGAAAACAGACACGGTAATTTTACAATATATAGTGATGCTTTAATAAATGCTTGTACGGACGCCTGTGCTAGAGGCGAGCAGGTGATGATTCTGCTTAATCGGCGTGGTTTTGCTTCTTCGTATATGTGTTACAGTTGCGGACAAGTGCGGCAATGCCCTAATTGTAGCGTTAATCTTACCTACCATCAGCAAGGACGCCGCCTTATTTGTCATTATTGCGGTCATATCGAGCCGGCCACTAAAACCTGCCCGCAATGCGGCAGTAGCCTTATTGGCGGCGTAGGATATGGAACTCAACAAGCAGAGAGCGTTTTGCAGGAGATGCTGCCTCAGGCGAAAATTTTACGCATGGATCAGGACACTACAGCTACAAGACTTAGCCATGGCGAAATTCTGACTTCCTTCCGGCGACACGAAGCCGATATACTTATCGGAACACAGATGATTGCTAAAGGGCATGACTTTCCCAACGTGACGGTAGTCGGCATAATAGGGGCTGAAAAAGCTTTCTTTACCGGCGATTTTCGCGCTTCAGAAAGAGCATTCCAACTATTTACACAAGCTGCCGGCAGGGCAGGGCGCAGTCAAAAGAAAGGAAAGGTTTTTTTACAAACCTATAATCCCGATGAATACGCAGTGACATGTGCCGTAAATCAAGATTATCGCTCATTTTATGCGGCTGAATTGCCGTATCGACAAGCCTTGTGCTATCCACCTTGCGGTGCCGTTTTAACTTTGCAGGCTTCAGCCCCGATCGAAATCACGGTTGAACATTTTTTCCGCTTTTTATATCGTGACTTGAATGAAAGATTTGTTGAAAATAGGATGAACAACGAAAATTTAATTGTACATAAACCAGCTCGCAGCCCGGTTTGGCGGCTCAACAATAGAGTATATTGGCAAATGTTCCTTATAAGTGATAAACTTGAATGTTTGGCAAAGATAATGCTGTATGTTGCGCAGTTGAAACTAAAAAATGAAGTGCGTCTAAGTTGGAATTTAGACGGGTAA